A region from the Ursus arctos isolate Adak ecotype North America unplaced genomic scaffold, UrsArc2.0 scaffold_6, whole genome shotgun sequence genome encodes:
- the ZFPM2 gene encoding zinc finger protein ZFPM2 isoform X6, whose amino-acid sequence MVLTAGPKWLLDVTWQGVEDNKNNCIVYSKGGQLWCTTTKAISEGEELIAFVVDFDSRLQAASQMTLAEGMYPARLLDSIQLLPQQAAMASILPTAIVNKDIFPCKSCGIWYRSERNLQAHLMYYCSGRQREAAPVSGESEDSAPPISSLCPFPQCAKSFSNARALEMHLNSHSGVKMEEFLPPGASLKCTVCSYTADSVIGFHQHLFSHLTQAAFRCNHCHFGFQTQRELLQHQELHVPGGKLPRESDMEHSPSGAEDSLQPAPDLLTRSELPQSQKAMQTKDASSDTELDKCEKKTQLFLTNQRPEIQPTTNKQSFSYTKIKSEPSSPRLASSPVQPNVGPSFPVGPFLSQFAFPQDITMVPQASEILAKMSELVHRRLRHGSSSYPPVIYSPLMPKGATCFECNITFNNLDNYLVHKKHYCSSRWQQMAKSPEFPGVSEKMPEAVSPNTGQTSINLLNPATHSADPENPLLQTSCINSSTVLDLIGPNGKGHDKDFATQAKKLSTSNSNDDKINGKPVDVKNPSVPLVDGESDPNKTTCEACNITFSRHETYMVHKQYYCATRHDPPLKRSASNKVPAMQRTMRTRKRRKMYEMCLPEQEQRPPLGQQRFLDVANLSNPCTSTQEPTEGLGECYHPRCDIFPGIVSKHLETSLTINKCVPVSKCDTTHSSVSCLEMDVPIDLSKKCLSQSERTTTSPKRLLDYHECTVCKISFNKVENYLAHKQNFCPVTAHQRNDLAQLDSKVFPNPESERNSPDVSYERSIIKCEKNGNLKQPSPNGNLFSSHLATLQGLKVFSEAAQLIATKEENKHLFLPQCLYPGAIKKAKAADQLSPYYGIKPSDYISGSLVIHNTDLEQSTNAENESSKGQASSNGCAVPKKDSLPLLPKNRGMVIVNGGLKQDDRPATNPQQENISQNPQHEDGHKSPSWISENPLATNENVSPGIPSAEEQLSSIAKGVNGSTQAPTSGKYCRLCDIQFNNLSNFITHKKFYCSSHAAEHVK is encoded by the exons GGGGTCAGCTCTGGTGCACCACGACGAAGGCCATCTCTGAGGGTGAAGAGCTAATTGCCTTTGTGGTGGATTTTGACTCAAGGCTACAAGCTGCCAGTCAGATGACTCTTGCAGAAGGGATGTACCCTGCGCGCCTGCTGGACTCCATTCAGCTGCTTCCTCAGCAAGCTGCCATGGCTTCTATTTTGCCTACAGCTATTGTCAATA AGGATATATTTCCTTGCAAGTCTTGTGGCATCTGGTACCGAAGTGAGCGGAACCTGCAAGCCCACTTGATGTACTACTGCAGTGGGAGGCAAAGAGAAGCCGCTCCGGTGTCGGGAGAGAGCGAAGACAGTGCTCCTCCGATTTCCAGCCTGTGCCCCTTCCCGCAGTGCGCCAAGAGCTTTTCCAATGCCCGAGCACTAGAAATGCACCTGAACTCGCACAGCG GAGTGAAAATGGAAGAATTCCTCCCCCCTGGTGCTAGTCTAAAATGCACCGTCTGTAGCTACACCGCTGATTCTGTGATCGGCTTCCACCAACACCTGTTCTCCCATCTCACTCAAGCTGCCTTCCGATGCAATCACTGCCACTTCGGCTTCCAGACTCAGAGGGAGTTACTGCAGCACCAGGAGCTCCACGTCCCTGGAGGCAAACTGCCCAGAGAAAGtgatatggaacattctccaagcgGGGCCGAAGACAGCCTACAGCCAGCTCCAGACTTGCTGACCAGGAGCGAACTCCCCCAGAGCCAAAAGGCCATGCAGACTAAAGATGCGAGCTCTGACACAGAGCTGGACAAGTGTGAGAAAAAGACTCAGCTCTTTCTCACTAACCAGAGACCAGAGATACAGCCTACCACTAACAAACAAAGCTtttcttacacaaaaattaagtcTGAGCCCTCGAGTCCAAGACTTGCCTCATCTCCGGTTCAGCCTAATGTTGGGCCTTCTTTCCCCGTGGGCCCTTTTCTGTCTCAGTTTGCTTTCCCCCAAGACATCACCATGGTCCCTCAAGCTTCAGAGATCTTAGCCAAGATGTCCGAACTGGTCCATCGGCGACTGAGGCACGGAAGTAGTAGCTACCCTCCCGTAATTTACAGTCCCTTGATGCCCAAGGGAGCTACTTGTTTTGAGTGTAACATAACATTCAATAATTTGGATAATTATCTAGTGCACAAAAAACATTATTGCAGCAGCCGATGGCAGCAGATGGCCAAGTCCCCAGAGTTCCCTGGTGTTTCAGAAAAGATGCCTGAGGCTGTGAGCCCCAACACTGGTCAAACCTCCATAAACCTTCTCAACCCAGCCACTCATTCTGCTGATCCTGAGAATCCACTTCTTCAAACATCCTGCATCAATTCTTCCACCGTTTTAGATTTAATTGGGCCAAACGGGAAGGGCCACGACAAGGACTTTGCCACTCAAGCGAAGAAGCTCTCCACCTCTAATAGCAACGACGATAAAATTAACGGAAAACCTGTTGATGTGAAAAATCCCAGTGTCCCCCTGGTGGATGGGGAGAGTGACCCAAATAAGACTACCTGTGAAGCTTGTAACATTACCTTCAGCCGGCATGAAACATACATGGTCCACAAACAGTATTATTGTGCTACGCGCCACGACCCTCCGCTAAAGAGGTCTGCTTCCAACAAAGTGCCTGCCATGCAGAGAACCATGCGCACACGCAAGCGAAGGAAGATGTATGAGATGTGCCTACCTGAACAGGAGCAGAGGCCTCCCCTGGGCCAGCAGCGATTTCTTGACGTCGCCAACCTCAGCAATCCTTGTACCTCCACTCAAGAACCCACGGAAGGGCTAGGAGAGTGCTACCACCCAAGATGTGATATCTTTCCAGGAATTGTCTCAAAGCACTTGGAAACTTCTCTGACGATCAACAAATGTGTCCCGGTTTCCAAATGCGACACTACTCATTCCAGCGTTTCCTGCCTCGAGATGGACGTGCCCATAGATCTCAGCAAAAAGTGCTTATCCCAGTCTGAGCGGACGACCACGTCTCCCAAGAGGCTGCTGGATTACCACGAGTGCACTGTGTGCAAGATCAGCTTCAATAAAGTCGAGAACTACCTGGCCCACAAGCAGAATTTCTGCCCGGTCACAGCACATCAGCGTAACGACCTGGCTCAACTCGACAGCAAAGTATTTCCGAATCCAGAAAGCGAACGAAACAGCCCCGATGTCAGCTATGAACGAAGCataataaaatgtgagaaaaacGGAAATCTGAAGCAGCCTTCCCCTAACGGAAACTTATTTTCCTCCCACTTAGCCACCCTGCAAGGCCTGAAGGTCTTTAGTGAAGCCGCTCAGCTCATTGCCacgaaagaagaaaacaaacacttgTTTCTTCCCCAATGCCTTTACCCCGGAGCAATAAAGAAGGCAAAAGCAGCTGACCAGCTTTCTCCATATTATGGAATAAAGCCAAGTGATTACATTTCTGGTTCTCTTGTCATCCATAACACTGACCTAGAGCAAAGCACAAACGCGGAAAACGAATCTTCTAAAGGCCAGGCTTCCTCGAACGGGTGCGCTGTGCCGAAGAAAGATTCCCTGCCGCTGTTGCCCAAAAACAGAGGCATGGTCATAGTTAACGGTGGACTAAAGCAAGATGACAGACCCGCCACCAACCCGCAGCAGGAGAACATTTCCCAGAATCCTCAGCATGAAGATGGCCACAAATCTCCCTCTTGGATCTCTGAGAACCCATTAGCCACAAACGAGAATGTCTCACCAGGAATTCCTTCTGCGGAGGAACAGTTGTCTAGTATAGCAAAAGGTGTGAATGGCTCCACCCAGGCTCCAACCAGTGGGAAATATTGCCGGCTGTGTGATATTCAGTTCAACAACCTCTCAAACTTTATAACTCACAAGAAGTTTTACTGCTCATCACACGCGGCCGAACATGTCAAATGA
- the ZFPM2 gene encoding zinc finger protein ZFPM2 isoform X4 gives MDLNNNSLKTKAQVPMVLTAGPKWLLDVTWQGVEDNKNNCIVYSKGGQLWCTTTKAISEGEELIAFVVDFDSRLQAASQMTLAEGMYPARLLDSIQLLPQQAAMASILPTAIVNKDIFPCKSCGIWYRSERNLQAHLMYYCSGRQREAAPVSGESEDSAPPISSLCPFPQCAKSFSNARALEMHLNSHSGVKMEEFLPPGASLKCTVCSYTADSVIGFHQHLFSHLTQAAFRCNHCHFGFQTQRELLQHQELHVPGGKLPRESDMEHSPSGAEDSLQPAPDLLTRSELPQSQKAMQTKDASSDTELDKCEKKTQLFLTNQRPEIQPTTNKQSFSYTKIKSEPSSPRLASSPVQPNVGPSFPVGPFLSQFAFPQDITMVPQASEILAKMSELVHRRLRHGSSSYPPVIYSPLMPKGATCFECNITFNNLDNYLVHKKHYCSSRWQQMAKSPEFPGVSEKMPEAVSPNTGQTSINLLNPATHSADPENPLLQTSCINSSTVLDLIGPNGKGHDKDFATQAKKLSTSNSNDDKINGKPVDVKNPSVPLVDGESDPNKTTCEACNITFSRHETYMVHKQYYCATRHDPPLKRSASNKVPAMQRTMRTRKRRKMYEMCLPEQEQRPPLGQQRFLDVANLSNPCTSTQEPTEGLGECYHPRCDIFPGIVSKHLETSLTINKCVPVSKCDTTHSSVSCLEMDVPIDLSKKCLSQSERTTTSPKRLLDYHECTVCKISFNKVENYLAHKQNFCPVTAHQRNDLAQLDSKVFPNPESERNSPDVSYERSIIKCEKNGNLKQPSPNGNLFSSHLATLQGLKVFSEAAQLIATKEENKHLFLPQCLYPGAIKKAKAADQLSPYYGIKPSDYISGSLVIHNTDLEQSTNAENESSKGQASSNGCAVPKKDSLPLLPKNRGMVIVNGGLKQDDRPATNPQQENISQNPQHEDGHKSPSWISENPLATNENVSPGIPSAEEQLSSIAKGVNGSTQAPTSGKYCRLCDIQFNNLSNFITHKKFYCSSHAAEHVK, from the exons GGGGTCAGCTCTGGTGCACCACGACGAAGGCCATCTCTGAGGGTGAAGAGCTAATTGCCTTTGTGGTGGATTTTGACTCAAGGCTACAAGCTGCCAGTCAGATGACTCTTGCAGAAGGGATGTACCCTGCGCGCCTGCTGGACTCCATTCAGCTGCTTCCTCAGCAAGCTGCCATGGCTTCTATTTTGCCTACAGCTATTGTCAATA AGGATATATTTCCTTGCAAGTCTTGTGGCATCTGGTACCGAAGTGAGCGGAACCTGCAAGCCCACTTGATGTACTACTGCAGTGGGAGGCAAAGAGAAGCCGCTCCGGTGTCGGGAGAGAGCGAAGACAGTGCTCCTCCGATTTCCAGCCTGTGCCCCTTCCCGCAGTGCGCCAAGAGCTTTTCCAATGCCCGAGCACTAGAAATGCACCTGAACTCGCACAGCG GAGTGAAAATGGAAGAATTCCTCCCCCCTGGTGCTAGTCTAAAATGCACCGTCTGTAGCTACACCGCTGATTCTGTGATCGGCTTCCACCAACACCTGTTCTCCCATCTCACTCAAGCTGCCTTCCGATGCAATCACTGCCACTTCGGCTTCCAGACTCAGAGGGAGTTACTGCAGCACCAGGAGCTCCACGTCCCTGGAGGCAAACTGCCCAGAGAAAGtgatatggaacattctccaagcgGGGCCGAAGACAGCCTACAGCCAGCTCCAGACTTGCTGACCAGGAGCGAACTCCCCCAGAGCCAAAAGGCCATGCAGACTAAAGATGCGAGCTCTGACACAGAGCTGGACAAGTGTGAGAAAAAGACTCAGCTCTTTCTCACTAACCAGAGACCAGAGATACAGCCTACCACTAACAAACAAAGCTtttcttacacaaaaattaagtcTGAGCCCTCGAGTCCAAGACTTGCCTCATCTCCGGTTCAGCCTAATGTTGGGCCTTCTTTCCCCGTGGGCCCTTTTCTGTCTCAGTTTGCTTTCCCCCAAGACATCACCATGGTCCCTCAAGCTTCAGAGATCTTAGCCAAGATGTCCGAACTGGTCCATCGGCGACTGAGGCACGGAAGTAGTAGCTACCCTCCCGTAATTTACAGTCCCTTGATGCCCAAGGGAGCTACTTGTTTTGAGTGTAACATAACATTCAATAATTTGGATAATTATCTAGTGCACAAAAAACATTATTGCAGCAGCCGATGGCAGCAGATGGCCAAGTCCCCAGAGTTCCCTGGTGTTTCAGAAAAGATGCCTGAGGCTGTGAGCCCCAACACTGGTCAAACCTCCATAAACCTTCTCAACCCAGCCACTCATTCTGCTGATCCTGAGAATCCACTTCTTCAAACATCCTGCATCAATTCTTCCACCGTTTTAGATTTAATTGGGCCAAACGGGAAGGGCCACGACAAGGACTTTGCCACTCAAGCGAAGAAGCTCTCCACCTCTAATAGCAACGACGATAAAATTAACGGAAAACCTGTTGATGTGAAAAATCCCAGTGTCCCCCTGGTGGATGGGGAGAGTGACCCAAATAAGACTACCTGTGAAGCTTGTAACATTACCTTCAGCCGGCATGAAACATACATGGTCCACAAACAGTATTATTGTGCTACGCGCCACGACCCTCCGCTAAAGAGGTCTGCTTCCAACAAAGTGCCTGCCATGCAGAGAACCATGCGCACACGCAAGCGAAGGAAGATGTATGAGATGTGCCTACCTGAACAGGAGCAGAGGCCTCCCCTGGGCCAGCAGCGATTTCTTGACGTCGCCAACCTCAGCAATCCTTGTACCTCCACTCAAGAACCCACGGAAGGGCTAGGAGAGTGCTACCACCCAAGATGTGATATCTTTCCAGGAATTGTCTCAAAGCACTTGGAAACTTCTCTGACGATCAACAAATGTGTCCCGGTTTCCAAATGCGACACTACTCATTCCAGCGTTTCCTGCCTCGAGATGGACGTGCCCATAGATCTCAGCAAAAAGTGCTTATCCCAGTCTGAGCGGACGACCACGTCTCCCAAGAGGCTGCTGGATTACCACGAGTGCACTGTGTGCAAGATCAGCTTCAATAAAGTCGAGAACTACCTGGCCCACAAGCAGAATTTCTGCCCGGTCACAGCACATCAGCGTAACGACCTGGCTCAACTCGACAGCAAAGTATTTCCGAATCCAGAAAGCGAACGAAACAGCCCCGATGTCAGCTATGAACGAAGCataataaaatgtgagaaaaacGGAAATCTGAAGCAGCCTTCCCCTAACGGAAACTTATTTTCCTCCCACTTAGCCACCCTGCAAGGCCTGAAGGTCTTTAGTGAAGCCGCTCAGCTCATTGCCacgaaagaagaaaacaaacacttgTTTCTTCCCCAATGCCTTTACCCCGGAGCAATAAAGAAGGCAAAAGCAGCTGACCAGCTTTCTCCATATTATGGAATAAAGCCAAGTGATTACATTTCTGGTTCTCTTGTCATCCATAACACTGACCTAGAGCAAAGCACAAACGCGGAAAACGAATCTTCTAAAGGCCAGGCTTCCTCGAACGGGTGCGCTGTGCCGAAGAAAGATTCCCTGCCGCTGTTGCCCAAAAACAGAGGCATGGTCATAGTTAACGGTGGACTAAAGCAAGATGACAGACCCGCCACCAACCCGCAGCAGGAGAACATTTCCCAGAATCCTCAGCATGAAGATGGCCACAAATCTCCCTCTTGGATCTCTGAGAACCCATTAGCCACAAACGAGAATGTCTCACCAGGAATTCCTTCTGCGGAGGAACAGTTGTCTAGTATAGCAAAAGGTGTGAATGGCTCCACCCAGGCTCCAACCAGTGGGAAATATTGCCGGCTGTGTGATATTCAGTTCAACAACCTCTCAAACTTTATAACTCACAAGAAGTTTTACTGCTCATCACACGCGGCCGAACATGTCAAATGA
- the ZFPM2 gene encoding zinc finger protein ZFPM2 isoform X7, with the protein MIGEIKILRQLTSSSSLHGGQLWCTTTKAISEGEELIAFVVDFDSRLQAASQMTLAEGMYPARLLDSIQLLPQQAAMASILPTAIVNKDIFPCKSCGIWYRSERNLQAHLMYYCSGRQREAAPVSGESEDSAPPISSLCPFPQCAKSFSNARALEMHLNSHSGVKMEEFLPPGASLKCTVCSYTADSVIGFHQHLFSHLTQAAFRCNHCHFGFQTQRELLQHQELHVPGGKLPRESDMEHSPSGAEDSLQPAPDLLTRSELPQSQKAMQTKDASSDTELDKCEKKTQLFLTNQRPEIQPTTNKQSFSYTKIKSEPSSPRLASSPVQPNVGPSFPVGPFLSQFAFPQDITMVPQASEILAKMSELVHRRLRHGSSSYPPVIYSPLMPKGATCFECNITFNNLDNYLVHKKHYCSSRWQQMAKSPEFPGVSEKMPEAVSPNTGQTSINLLNPATHSADPENPLLQTSCINSSTVLDLIGPNGKGHDKDFATQAKKLSTSNSNDDKINGKPVDVKNPSVPLVDGESDPNKTTCEACNITFSRHETYMVHKQYYCATRHDPPLKRSASNKVPAMQRTMRTRKRRKMYEMCLPEQEQRPPLGQQRFLDVANLSNPCTSTQEPTEGLGECYHPRCDIFPGIVSKHLETSLTINKCVPVSKCDTTHSSVSCLEMDVPIDLSKKCLSQSERTTTSPKRLLDYHECTVCKISFNKVENYLAHKQNFCPVTAHQRNDLAQLDSKVFPNPESERNSPDVSYERSIIKCEKNGNLKQPSPNGNLFSSHLATLQGLKVFSEAAQLIATKEENKHLFLPQCLYPGAIKKAKAADQLSPYYGIKPSDYISGSLVIHNTDLEQSTNAENESSKGQASSNGCAVPKKDSLPLLPKNRGMVIVNGGLKQDDRPATNPQQENISQNPQHEDGHKSPSWISENPLATNENVSPGIPSAEEQLSSIAKGVNGSTQAPTSGKYCRLCDIQFNNLSNFITHKKFYCSSHAAEHVK; encoded by the exons atgattggaGAGATTAAAATCCTAAGACAGCTGACTTCCTCATCAAGTCTACACG GGGGTCAGCTCTGGTGCACCACGACGAAGGCCATCTCTGAGGGTGAAGAGCTAATTGCCTTTGTGGTGGATTTTGACTCAAGGCTACAAGCTGCCAGTCAGATGACTCTTGCAGAAGGGATGTACCCTGCGCGCCTGCTGGACTCCATTCAGCTGCTTCCTCAGCAAGCTGCCATGGCTTCTATTTTGCCTACAGCTATTGTCAATA AGGATATATTTCCTTGCAAGTCTTGTGGCATCTGGTACCGAAGTGAGCGGAACCTGCAAGCCCACTTGATGTACTACTGCAGTGGGAGGCAAAGAGAAGCCGCTCCGGTGTCGGGAGAGAGCGAAGACAGTGCTCCTCCGATTTCCAGCCTGTGCCCCTTCCCGCAGTGCGCCAAGAGCTTTTCCAATGCCCGAGCACTAGAAATGCACCTGAACTCGCACAGCG GAGTGAAAATGGAAGAATTCCTCCCCCCTGGTGCTAGTCTAAAATGCACCGTCTGTAGCTACACCGCTGATTCTGTGATCGGCTTCCACCAACACCTGTTCTCCCATCTCACTCAAGCTGCCTTCCGATGCAATCACTGCCACTTCGGCTTCCAGACTCAGAGGGAGTTACTGCAGCACCAGGAGCTCCACGTCCCTGGAGGCAAACTGCCCAGAGAAAGtgatatggaacattctccaagcgGGGCCGAAGACAGCCTACAGCCAGCTCCAGACTTGCTGACCAGGAGCGAACTCCCCCAGAGCCAAAAGGCCATGCAGACTAAAGATGCGAGCTCTGACACAGAGCTGGACAAGTGTGAGAAAAAGACTCAGCTCTTTCTCACTAACCAGAGACCAGAGATACAGCCTACCACTAACAAACAAAGCTtttcttacacaaaaattaagtcTGAGCCCTCGAGTCCAAGACTTGCCTCATCTCCGGTTCAGCCTAATGTTGGGCCTTCTTTCCCCGTGGGCCCTTTTCTGTCTCAGTTTGCTTTCCCCCAAGACATCACCATGGTCCCTCAAGCTTCAGAGATCTTAGCCAAGATGTCCGAACTGGTCCATCGGCGACTGAGGCACGGAAGTAGTAGCTACCCTCCCGTAATTTACAGTCCCTTGATGCCCAAGGGAGCTACTTGTTTTGAGTGTAACATAACATTCAATAATTTGGATAATTATCTAGTGCACAAAAAACATTATTGCAGCAGCCGATGGCAGCAGATGGCCAAGTCCCCAGAGTTCCCTGGTGTTTCAGAAAAGATGCCTGAGGCTGTGAGCCCCAACACTGGTCAAACCTCCATAAACCTTCTCAACCCAGCCACTCATTCTGCTGATCCTGAGAATCCACTTCTTCAAACATCCTGCATCAATTCTTCCACCGTTTTAGATTTAATTGGGCCAAACGGGAAGGGCCACGACAAGGACTTTGCCACTCAAGCGAAGAAGCTCTCCACCTCTAATAGCAACGACGATAAAATTAACGGAAAACCTGTTGATGTGAAAAATCCCAGTGTCCCCCTGGTGGATGGGGAGAGTGACCCAAATAAGACTACCTGTGAAGCTTGTAACATTACCTTCAGCCGGCATGAAACATACATGGTCCACAAACAGTATTATTGTGCTACGCGCCACGACCCTCCGCTAAAGAGGTCTGCTTCCAACAAAGTGCCTGCCATGCAGAGAACCATGCGCACACGCAAGCGAAGGAAGATGTATGAGATGTGCCTACCTGAACAGGAGCAGAGGCCTCCCCTGGGCCAGCAGCGATTTCTTGACGTCGCCAACCTCAGCAATCCTTGTACCTCCACTCAAGAACCCACGGAAGGGCTAGGAGAGTGCTACCACCCAAGATGTGATATCTTTCCAGGAATTGTCTCAAAGCACTTGGAAACTTCTCTGACGATCAACAAATGTGTCCCGGTTTCCAAATGCGACACTACTCATTCCAGCGTTTCCTGCCTCGAGATGGACGTGCCCATAGATCTCAGCAAAAAGTGCTTATCCCAGTCTGAGCGGACGACCACGTCTCCCAAGAGGCTGCTGGATTACCACGAGTGCACTGTGTGCAAGATCAGCTTCAATAAAGTCGAGAACTACCTGGCCCACAAGCAGAATTTCTGCCCGGTCACAGCACATCAGCGTAACGACCTGGCTCAACTCGACAGCAAAGTATTTCCGAATCCAGAAAGCGAACGAAACAGCCCCGATGTCAGCTATGAACGAAGCataataaaatgtgagaaaaacGGAAATCTGAAGCAGCCTTCCCCTAACGGAAACTTATTTTCCTCCCACTTAGCCACCCTGCAAGGCCTGAAGGTCTTTAGTGAAGCCGCTCAGCTCATTGCCacgaaagaagaaaacaaacacttgTTTCTTCCCCAATGCCTTTACCCCGGAGCAATAAAGAAGGCAAAAGCAGCTGACCAGCTTTCTCCATATTATGGAATAAAGCCAAGTGATTACATTTCTGGTTCTCTTGTCATCCATAACACTGACCTAGAGCAAAGCACAAACGCGGAAAACGAATCTTCTAAAGGCCAGGCTTCCTCGAACGGGTGCGCTGTGCCGAAGAAAGATTCCCTGCCGCTGTTGCCCAAAAACAGAGGCATGGTCATAGTTAACGGTGGACTAAAGCAAGATGACAGACCCGCCACCAACCCGCAGCAGGAGAACATTTCCCAGAATCCTCAGCATGAAGATGGCCACAAATCTCCCTCTTGGATCTCTGAGAACCCATTAGCCACAAACGAGAATGTCTCACCAGGAATTCCTTCTGCGGAGGAACAGTTGTCTAGTATAGCAAAAGGTGTGAATGGCTCCACCCAGGCTCCAACCAGTGGGAAATATTGCCGGCTGTGTGATATTCAGTTCAACAACCTCTCAAACTTTATAACTCACAAGAAGTTTTACTGCTCATCACACGCGGCCGAACATGTCAAATGA